In Candidatus Omnitrophota bacterium, the genomic stretch AACAAGAGGCTTAAGCGGCGGCTTGTCGTATATCTCCAATACCCTTTGGCATATATTGACCGCGAGATCCGCGATACGTTCAAGTTCGGCGTTTATCTTCATACCTGTCGTGATAAAACGCAAGTCAGAGGCCATGGGCTGACGCAGGGCAAGCAAAGCTATGGACCTTTCTTCAATAATAAGCTCCAATTTGTCTATCTGCTTATCGCTGCTAATCACCGCCTTCGCCGTATCTTCGCTCTGGGCCTTGAGCGCCTGTATTGATTTGAAAATAGCCTCTTCGGTCAAAGCGGCCATTTTCAGCAATTCATTATTAAGTATTTTAAGTTCGTCGTCAAAATGTTTTGACATTTTTATTACCCTCTCTTTGCCTACCCAAACCTGCCTGTTATATAATCTTCCGTAAGTTTGTTGGACGGTTTTGTAAACAATATTTTTGTCATGTCACATTCTATTAACCTGCCCAGATAAAAAAACGCTGTAAAATCGGAAACGCGCGCGGCCTGCTGCATATTATGCGTCACTATTATAATAGTATAGTTTTCCTTTAATTCAAGGATAAGTTCTTCTATCTTTGACGTTGAAATGGGGTCAAGGCTGGCACAAGGTTCGTCAAACAATATAACACGCGGCTCAACAACCATGCATCTGGCAATACACAGCCTCTGCTGCTGGCCGCCGGACAGGCTTAAAGCGCTGTCTTTGAGTCTGTCTTTGACCTCTTCCCAAAGCGCCGCCTTTTTTAACGCGAGCTCAACCTTTGATTCAATATAATCCCTGTCCCGGATACCGTTTATTTTCAGTCCGTAACTTATATTATCAAAAATACTTTTTGGAAAAGGGTTGGGCTTTTGGAATACCATGCCGACCATACGCCTTATATCCACCACATCTATCCCCGGGCCGTAGATATCTTTTCCGTCTATCGTTATGCTACCTTTAAAAGTGCCGTTAGGCATCAAATCATTCATCCTATTTATCAGACGGATAAATGTTGATTTACCGCAGCCCGAAGGTCCGATAATAGATGTTACGCGGTTATGCGGCGCCCGCATGCTTATATCCTTCAAGGCGTGTGATTTGCCATAAAAAAAATTCACGCCCTCAAATCTAATA encodes the following:
- the pstB gene encoding phosphate ABC transporter ATP-binding protein PstB encodes the protein MFHDNGIRFEGVNFFYGKSHALKDISMRAPHNRVTSIIGPSGCGKSTFIRLINRMNDLMPNGTFKGSITIDGKDIYGPGIDVVDIRRMVGMVFQKPNPFPKSIFDNISYGLKINGIRDRDYIESKVELALKKAALWEEVKDRLKDSALSLSGGQQQRLCIARCMVVEPRVILFDEPCASLDPISTSKIEELILELKENYTIIIVTHNMQQAARVSDFTAFFYLGRLIECDMTKILFTKPSNKLTEDYITGRFG
- the phoU gene encoding phosphate signaling complex protein PhoU, yielding MSKHFDDELKILNNELLKMAALTEEAIFKSIQALKAQSEDTAKAVISSDKQIDKLELIIEERSIALLALRQPMASDLRFITTGMKINAELERIADLAVNICQRVLEIYDKPPLKPLVDIPRLSDIARKMVREAIDAFVQRNEQLAKSVILLDPEADTIRNVIYREIIDDYITKDALCAPRAIPLILISRHLERICDHATYIAEDVIYMVKAKTVKHNPMALKNGQQ